The Desmonostoc muscorum LEGE 12446 genome includes a region encoding these proteins:
- a CDS encoding EamA family transporter, giving the protein MNIINWLNLMLVVLFGTVANLSLKYGLYISTPSNEASASIRNLIFSRYFIIWFICYGLMTLLWLYVLRTVPLSQAFPVLGLMYALIPIASHYLLKEKVVLSQWLGISIIIAGVILVVH; this is encoded by the coding sequence ATGAACATTATTAATTGGCTGAATTTAATGCTTGTCGTTTTGTTTGGAACAGTAGCGAATTTATCACTGAAGTATGGACTTTACATTTCTACTCCTAGCAACGAAGCAAGCGCATCTATCCGCAATCTCATATTTTCTCGTTATTTTATAATTTGGTTTATTTGCTATGGATTGATGACCTTATTGTGGCTTTATGTGTTGCGGACAGTTCCTCTAAGTCAAGCATTTCCAGTTCTGGGATTAATGTATGCACTGATACCGATCGCTTCTCACTATCTTCTAAAAGAGAAAGTTGTATTGAGCCAGTGGTTAGGAATTTCAATTATCATCGCTGGCGTAATTCTTGTTGTACATTAA
- a CDS encoding S9 family peptidase: protein MSSATATSLPPVIPREILFGNPEKASPRLSPDGKYLAYVAPDEKNVLQVWLRTVGQEDDQTLTADKKRGIRVFFWTYNANELIYMQDSDGDENFHLYLVNIESKIVRDLTPFQGVKAEVVEIEPKFPDQILVALNLNNPQKFDVYRINLKNGAVEFDTDNPGNIISWTADADFQIRAATTSTPDGGYDLLLRETTDQQWDILRHWGPEEEGSPVSFSGDGKTLYIEANHDANAQRLLAVDLDTRQETVIAEDPQYDFVGIIIQPVTRVIQAVSFYKDKQEWRVIDQSIAADFEEIAKLRSGEFSLISRDLEDKNWLVAYNTDDGPVYYYAYNRESKTSTFLFSNKPKLEGLQLASMQPISYEARDGLTIHGYLTTPVGIPSENLPTVLLVHGGPWVRDTWGLDAQAQWLANRGYAVLQVNYRGSTGYGKAFVNAGNREWAGKMHDDLIDGVNWLVEQGISDPQKIAIMGGSYGGYATLVGLTFTPEVFAAGVDIVGPSNLITLIQTIPPYWEPLKAMFYHRVGNLETEEEFLKSRSPLFFADQIQKPLLIGQGANDPRVKQAESDQIVSAMQQANLPVQYVLYPDEGHGFARPENRLHFFAIAEEFLAKYLGGRFEPLADIPGHSGIVK, encoded by the coding sequence ATGTCATCTGCAACAGCAACCTCACTACCACCGGTGATTCCGCGTGAAATTCTCTTTGGAAATCCTGAAAAAGCTAGTCCAAGACTGTCGCCCGATGGCAAATATTTGGCATACGTTGCCCCTGATGAGAAAAATGTCTTGCAGGTATGGTTGCGAACTGTGGGACAAGAAGATGACCAAACACTAACTGCGGACAAAAAACGTGGTATCCGCGTTTTCTTTTGGACTTATAACGCCAACGAATTGATTTACATGCAAGACTCAGACGGTGATGAAAATTTTCACCTCTACTTAGTCAATATTGAATCAAAGATTGTGCGTGATTTAACGCCGTTCCAGGGTGTAAAAGCAGAAGTTGTAGAAATAGAACCTAAATTTCCAGACCAAATACTAGTAGCGTTGAACTTGAACAATCCGCAAAAGTTCGACGTTTACCGTATCAACTTAAAAAATGGTGCAGTGGAGTTTGACACTGACAACCCTGGTAACATTATTAGCTGGACAGCTGACGCGGATTTTCAAATACGTGCAGCAACCACTAGCACCCCTGATGGTGGTTATGATTTGTTATTACGAGAAACTACAGATCAACAATGGGATATTCTTCGCCACTGGGGACCAGAAGAAGAAGGGAGTCCTGTTAGCTTTTCTGGTGATGGCAAAACACTCTACATTGAAGCCAATCATGATGCTAACGCCCAACGACTGCTAGCTGTTGACTTAGACACCCGTCAAGAAACCGTTATTGCTGAAGATCCGCAATACGATTTTGTGGGGATAATCATTCAGCCTGTGACGCGAGTTATCCAAGCAGTTTCTTTCTACAAAGACAAACAGGAATGGCGGGTAATTGACCAGAGTATTGCTGCTGATTTTGAGGAAATCGCCAAATTACGTTCTGGGGAGTTCTCCTTAATTAGCCGGGATTTAGAAGATAAGAACTGGCTGGTAGCTTATAACACTGACGATGGCCCAGTTTATTACTATGCCTACAACCGAGAGTCAAAAACTAGCACTTTCCTATTTAGCAACAAACCTAAACTCGAAGGGTTGCAGTTAGCTTCAATGCAACCAATTTCCTATGAGGCGCGGGATGGTTTGACTATCCACGGTTACCTGACAACTCCTGTGGGAATACCTAGCGAAAATTTACCAACAGTATTGCTAGTTCATGGCGGTCCTTGGGTGCGGGATACCTGGGGTTTAGATGCCCAAGCGCAATGGCTAGCTAATCGGGGTTACGCTGTTTTGCAAGTAAATTATCGGGGTTCTACTGGTTATGGTAAAGCATTCGTGAATGCTGGAAACCGAGAATGGGCTGGCAAAATGCACGATGATTTGATTGATGGTGTTAATTGGCTAGTGGAACAAGGTATTTCCGACCCGCAAAAGATTGCGATTATGGGTGGTTCTTATGGTGGTTACGCAACTCTGGTGGGGTTGACTTTTACACCAGAAGTTTTTGCGGCTGGTGTGGATATTGTCGGCCCCAGTAACTTGATTACTTTAATCCAAACCATACCGCCTTATTGGGAACCACTCAAGGCAATGTTTTATCACCGTGTTGGTAATTTAGAGACAGAAGAAGAGTTTTTGAAATCGCGATCGCCTTTATTTTTCGCTGACCAAATTCAAAAACCTTTACTCATCGGTCAAGGTGCAAACGATCCACGGGTGAAACAAGCAGAAAGCGACCAAATTGTGAGCGCAATGCAACAAGCTAATTTGCCGGTGCAATATGTACTTTACCCCGATGAAGGACATGGTTTTGCCAGACCAGAAAATCGCTTGCATTTTTTTGCGATCGCTGAAGAGTTTCTCGCTAAATACTTAGGTGGAAGATTTGAACCTTTGGCAGATATTCCAGGTCATTCAGGAATAGTCAAATAA
- a CDS encoding EamA family transporter, with translation MKSILQISRFQITSYVILLVSVLFSISGHLLMKHTMSNSHEGLFTWEFIQQLTLSVTVYCLAIVTWILALRTVKLSIAYPVTSLNYVGILFGSYYFFNEVITLTRILGVLTIFLGVLLVVIPLKNSK, from the coding sequence ATGAAATCTATATTACAAATTTCACGCTTTCAAATAACTTCCTATGTCATCTTACTCGTAAGTGTTTTATTTAGTATTTCTGGACACTTGCTGATGAAGCACACCATGAGTAATAGTCATGAAGGATTATTTACTTGGGAATTTATTCAACAATTGACCTTATCTGTAACTGTTTATTGTTTAGCAATAGTAACTTGGATACTAGCTCTGCGAACAGTGAAATTGAGCATTGCTTACCCAGTAACCAGTTTAAACTACGTGGGTATACTTTTCGGTTCCTATTATTTTTTTAATGAGGTGATTACACTAACTAGAATATTAGGAGTACTTACTATTTTTCTTGGTGTTCTTTTAGTAGTTATTCCCCTGAAAAACTCTAAATGA
- a CDS encoding glycosyltransferase family 2 protein → MSLFVLLPAYNEEESIPPLFQRFHQLQQISQMDIQLILVDDGSRDRTAQTAIEESQSLGISLKLVQHPKNAGLGQAIKTGFTTFLEISQEGDFLAAMDCDNTQPPELLIKMYDAMVAGGYDIAIASRYRKGSKVIGLSKFREFMSYGASWLFIIAARIPGVRDYTCGYRLYNRNFLTKLDMYYGDNLFTESGFACMIDLLLKAKVFKPRIIEIPMVLRYDQKPTASKMKILKTITRTLKLLFKNLSSTKLTPNLGQTFNDEETAKIPLKIANRK, encoded by the coding sequence ATGAGTCTTTTTGTTCTTTTACCTGCATACAACGAGGAAGAATCAATTCCCCCCTTGTTCCAAAGATTTCACCAATTGCAGCAAATCTCTCAGATGGACATCCAACTAATTTTGGTTGATGATGGCAGTAGGGATAGAACTGCCCAGACTGCGATAGAAGAATCTCAATCACTGGGTATATCGCTGAAATTAGTACAACATCCCAAAAATGCTGGTTTAGGTCAAGCAATTAAAACAGGCTTCACAACTTTCTTAGAAATTTCTCAAGAAGGTGATTTTTTAGCCGCTATGGATTGCGATAATACTCAACCACCAGAACTGTTAATCAAGATGTATGACGCTATGGTAGCTGGGGGTTATGATATTGCGATCGCATCTAGATATCGCAAAGGCTCTAAAGTCATAGGTCTATCAAAATTTAGAGAGTTTATGAGCTACGGAGCAAGTTGGTTATTTATAATCGCAGCCCGCATACCAGGTGTGAGAGATTACACTTGTGGTTACAGACTATATAACCGTAATTTCCTCACTAAACTTGATATGTATTATGGGGACAATCTCTTCACAGAAAGTGGATTTGCTTGCATGATAGATTTACTGCTTAAAGCTAAAGTATTCAAACCCAGAATCATAGAAATTCCAATGGTTTTGAGATACGATCAAAAGCCGACTGCCAGCAAAATGAAAATTCTCAAAACTATTACTCGAACACTGAAGCTTTTGTTTAAGAATCTATCATCCACAAAACTAACTCCCAATTTAGGTCAAACTTTCAACGACGAAGAAACAGCAAAAATTCCACTGAAGATAGCAAATCGCAAATAA
- a CDS encoding NAD(P)/FAD-dependent oxidoreductase, with protein sequence MKIGIIGGGITGLVLAQRLSHQGHIVTVFDNNNQLGGLTTYHDYGLFTWDRFYHVILPSDTHLINFIRDIGLGDKLRWHRSLTGFYDNQKFYSISTAIEFLRFPLFGLMGKIRLAFTLLYGSRLNNWQRLEKILVEDWLLKLGGRNTYEKLWKPLLLSKLGDNYKRISAVFIWAYIKRLFSARDSSLSKEQLGYVSGGYKTVIDRLEKLIDAAGGHIRTSTAVEYIAPAQEGGIWVESQGKKEHFDKVIFTGPVNILQQVVANELVKVSQTRETVEYLGVVCMVLITRKALVPYYVVNIADRNIPFTGVIGMSNLVSLEETAGYHMTFLPKYILSTDPLLKRPDDELQQLFFQGVRLMFPELKPDDIVVAHINRAIKVQPLQVLNYSSLVPKVSTENADFFVVNTSQFVNDSVNNNAVVRHVDEFLKKSTLLNS encoded by the coding sequence ATGAAAATTGGCATTATCGGCGGAGGAATAACTGGGCTGGTATTAGCCCAACGCCTTTCACACCAAGGACATATAGTAACTGTTTTCGATAACAATAACCAGCTTGGTGGACTCACCACCTATCATGATTACGGGTTATTTACCTGGGATCGTTTCTATCACGTTATCCTACCTTCTGATACTCATTTAATAAATTTTATTAGAGATATTGGGCTAGGAGATAAACTACGTTGGCATCGTAGTTTAACAGGATTTTATGACAATCAAAAATTTTATTCTATTAGTACCGCTATAGAGTTTCTGCGCTTTCCTCTGTTTGGGTTGATGGGGAAAATTAGATTAGCTTTTACTCTTTTATATGGTTCACGTCTGAATAATTGGCAACGCTTGGAAAAGATTTTAGTTGAAGATTGGCTATTAAAACTCGGTGGCAGAAACACATACGAAAAACTTTGGAAACCCCTACTTCTATCCAAATTAGGGGATAACTATAAGCGAATATCAGCTGTTTTTATTTGGGCTTATATCAAAAGACTATTTTCAGCACGGGATTCTTCATTAAGTAAAGAACAACTTGGTTATGTTTCTGGCGGTTACAAAACTGTAATAGACCGTTTAGAAAAATTAATTGATGCGGCTGGAGGTCATATTCGCACAAGTACTGCGGTGGAATATATTGCACCTGCTCAAGAGGGTGGAATTTGGGTAGAATCTCAAGGAAAAAAAGAACATTTTGATAAAGTCATTTTTACTGGGCCAGTTAATATCTTGCAACAGGTTGTTGCAAATGAACTGGTGAAAGTTTCCCAGACTCGTGAAACAGTAGAATACTTGGGTGTAGTCTGCATGGTACTTATTACTCGTAAGGCTTTAGTTCCTTATTACGTAGTAAATATTGCCGATAGGAATATTCCGTTTACGGGAGTTATCGGTATGAGCAACCTAGTTTCTTTGGAAGAAACGGCAGGATATCACATGACATTCCTACCAAAATATATACTTTCCACTGACCCTTTGTTAAAACGCCCAGATGATGAATTGCAGCAACTATTTTTCCAGGGTGTACGTTTGATGTTCCCAGAACTCAAACCAGATGACATTGTGGTAGCACACATAAATCGAGCTATCAAAGTACAGCCGCTACAAGTTTTGAACTATTCAAGCCTTGTTCCCAAAGTCAGTACTGAAAACGCTGATTTTTTTGTTGTCAATACCTCACAGTTCGTGAATGATAGCGTCAATAACAACGCAGTTGTCAGACACGTTGATGAGTTTCTCAAAAAATCAACATTACTAAATTCTTGA
- a CDS encoding HEAT repeat domain-containing protein encodes MTKHTRQVLQTALKVVVLCLTLFLVWTGNGWAQVTTDSKIAPLIEKLIDNDAHIRSIAADALVNIGSPAVPSLIEALKNQDTNLRWHAASVLGDLGAEAAPAVSALTAALQDEDAQVRLYATLALGNIGTAAKAAVPSLMAALQDKEQYVRIYVPSALRKIGVEAKVAVPVLTAALKDNNPTVRYNAAYALGAMGTEAASAVPNLIALLNDNLSYVRLGAIKGLGGIAAGFQDKANALPTSKLQKVILDFDQVLTTIQEYKDKFTETDIRLIRRPLNALKAEKETRLFDRVLEWLFGHKLLLGIAAYVILLPAVWLILLRVAPLWLLKINNALKPYTDFSLPFISVNVPLRYVLFVGWFHYHPRVLDAWVSKYIKAAREQFPKKDTVSSRACYIPIPVVLDGTTVPQLMSENLRSTFDKQRSCLVINGEGGVGKTSLACQIAGWAMAEVQDQRLCKHLMLPVLLEEEFRVTEGKSPLLEAIRGQLQALIDEPEPICQELLLRLLRKKRILVIVDRFSEMNATTREAIEPESPEFPVNALVMTSRIEEKLGRVNKTIIKPLRIEANKLSSFMEAYLMQRGKRDRFTDQEFFDACNRLSLMVGQNNITVLLAKLYAEQLIASKEVASNISALPENIPNLMLGYINELNRDVTDEQFDDRTVHQDAKSIAWECLQQNYQPGTTKRGDAIVALANLGIDDPEAHLDYLEKRLHLIQTIGSAKDRIRFCLDPLAEYLAGWYLIELYGNNDGKWRSHFFKKADDLVKTGKQDAIKGLLLAVRDCYLSEVQGSKETDFVPQKLGKLAGFTPPVNTAATTVQTVIP; translated from the coding sequence ATGACGAAGCACACCAGACAAGTATTACAGACTGCCCTCAAGGTGGTTGTCTTATGCCTGACACTGTTCCTAGTATGGACAGGCAATGGTTGGGCGCAAGTCACTACTGACAGCAAAATTGCTCCCCTGATTGAGAAGCTGATAGATAACGATGCTCACATCCGTAGCATTGCCGCAGACGCATTAGTTAATATCGGTTCGCCAGCAGTGCCATCTCTGATTGAAGCTTTGAAAAATCAGGATACTAATCTTCGCTGGCACGCCGCTTCGGTTTTAGGAGATTTGGGTGCAGAAGCAGCACCAGCTGTTTCGGCTTTAACTGCGGCATTGCAAGATGAGGATGCACAAGTCCGTCTGTACGCCACCTTAGCTTTAGGAAATATTGGTACAGCAGCAAAGGCAGCAGTTCCATCCTTGATGGCAGCATTACAAGACAAGGAACAATACGTTCGGATTTATGTTCCTTCTGCACTCAGGAAAATTGGTGTTGAAGCAAAAGTAGCTGTCCCAGTACTAACTGCTGCCTTAAAAGATAATAACCCCACAGTACGTTACAATGCTGCCTACGCTCTGGGTGCAATGGGTACAGAAGCTGCATCCGCTGTCCCGAATTTAATTGCTCTGTTGAATGATAATCTGTCTTACGTGCGTCTAGGTGCTATCAAAGGTTTGGGAGGAATCGCAGCAGGCTTTCAGGACAAAGCAAACGCTTTACCTACTTCCAAGTTGCAGAAAGTCATCTTAGATTTTGACCAGGTATTGACAACCATCCAAGAATACAAAGATAAATTCACAGAGACGGACATTAGGCTGATACGTCGCCCTCTGAATGCCCTAAAAGCAGAAAAAGAAACTCGCCTCTTTGATAGAGTTTTGGAATGGCTATTTGGTCATAAATTACTCTTGGGAATTGCCGCCTACGTTATCTTATTGCCTGCTGTGTGGTTAATTCTCTTGCGGGTAGCCCCTTTATGGTTGTTGAAAATTAACAACGCCCTCAAACCCTACACAGACTTTTCTCTACCATTTATCAGTGTTAATGTACCTCTGCGATATGTGCTATTTGTTGGCTGGTTTCATTACCATCCCAGAGTATTAGATGCTTGGGTAAGTAAATACATCAAAGCAGCCCGCGAACAATTTCCTAAAAAGGATACAGTTAGCAGTCGCGCCTGTTACATTCCCATTCCTGTTGTTTTGGATGGTACAACAGTTCCCCAACTTATGAGTGAGAATTTGCGCTCAACTTTCGATAAACAACGTAGCTGCCTTGTCATCAACGGTGAAGGGGGTGTAGGTAAAACGAGTTTAGCGTGTCAAATTGCTGGGTGGGCAATGGCAGAAGTCCAAGATCAACGACTCTGCAAACATCTAATGTTACCAGTGCTGTTGGAAGAAGAATTTCGGGTAACAGAAGGTAAGTCGCCGCTTTTAGAAGCCATCAGAGGACAGTTGCAAGCTTTAATTGATGAACCAGAGCCAATTTGTCAAGAGTTACTGTTACGTTTGTTAAGAAAGAAACGCATTTTAGTAATTGTAGACCGTTTCTCAGAAATGAATGCCACTACACGAGAAGCAATTGAACCGGAGTCACCAGAGTTTCCGGTGAATGCGTTGGTGATGACTTCCCGAATTGAAGAAAAGCTGGGACGTGTTAATAAGACGATAATTAAACCTTTGCGGATTGAGGCTAATAAACTATCGTCCTTTATGGAAGCTTATCTGATGCAGCGAGGTAAACGCGATCGCTTTACCGATCAAGAATTTTTTGACGCTTGTAACCGCCTTTCTCTCATGGTCGGTCAAAATAATATCACTGTTTTGCTGGCTAAACTTTATGCTGAACAGTTAATCGCAAGTAAAGAGGTTGCATCTAATATTTCTGCATTGCCAGAGAATATTCCGAATTTGATGCTGGGTTATATTAATGAACTCAATCGTGATGTTACAGACGAGCAATTTGACGATCGCACTGTTCATCAAGATGCCAAAAGCATAGCCTGGGAATGCTTGCAGCAAAATTATCAACCAGGAACCACCAAGCGTGGCGATGCTATTGTTGCACTAGCAAATTTGGGTATTGATGACCCCGAAGCACACCTCGATTATCTGGAAAAGCGCCTGCACCTGATTCAAACTATCGGTTCTGCCAAAGACAGAATCCGTTTCTGTCTTGACCCTTTGGCTGAGTATCTTGCAGGTTGGTATTTAATCGAATTATATGGGAATAACGATGGCAAATGGCGATCGCATTTTTTCAAAAAGGCAGATGATTTAGTCAAAACAGGCAAACAAGATGCCATTAAAGGCTTGTTGTTGGCGGTGCGAGATTGCTACTTGTCTGAGGTTCAAGGTAGCAAAGAAACGGACTTTGTACCCCAGAAGTTGGGTAAACTCGCTGGGTTTACACCTCCAGTTAATACAGCAGCTACTACTGTGCAAACAGTAATACCATAA
- a CDS encoding GNAT family N-acetyltransferase: MNEDLKHRFYINTDKSKLDIQMIHDFLQTSYWAENIPLAIVEKSIKNSLCFGLYEGEQQVGFARVITDYATSALLKDVFILEPYRGQGLGKWFVEYIVEYPELQDVQRWMLGTKDAHGLYRRYGFKNLTEPERIMMRLNPNCDRT, translated from the coding sequence ATGAACGAAGACTTAAAACATAGATTTTACATCAACACCGATAAATCAAAATTAGATATTCAAATGATTCATGATTTTTTACAAACTTCCTATTGGGCTGAAAACATCCCATTAGCAATTGTAGAAAAATCAATCAAAAATTCTTTGTGTTTTGGACTTTATGAAGGCGAACAACAAGTTGGCTTTGCAAGAGTCATTACTGATTATGCGACTTCTGCGTTATTAAAAGATGTTTTTATTTTGGAGCCTTATCGAGGACAGGGTTTAGGAAAATGGTTTGTAGAATATATTGTGGAATATCCAGAACTCCAAGATGTTCAAAGGTGGATGTTAGGTACAAAAGATGCTCATGGACTTTATCGGCGTTATGGGTTTAAAAATTTGACTGAACCGGAAAGAATCATGATGCGTTTAAATCCTAATTGCGATCGCACTTGA
- a CDS encoding RecQ family ATP-dependent DNA helicase — translation MNQPTIKSWQEVLAAFQKIWGYEDFRPPQGEIVSSLLAQKDALIIMPTGGGKSICFQLPALLQTGITLVVSPLVALMENQVQELRENHQKAALLHSELPSYQRRATLQALERQQLRLLYLSPETLLSAPVWERLSQPQLQINGLILDEAHCLVQWGDTFRPAYRRLGAVRPALLKSKPPGTKISIAAFTATADPLAQKIIQTVLQLQQPEIFRLNPYRPNLHPTVRIAWTPRGRKQQLLKFIQNRPQQSGLVYVRTRRDSEDLAQWLADMGYATASYHAGLGATERRAVEASWLSGKIPFVVCTCAFGMGINKSNVRWVIHFHAPHLLSEYVQEIGRAGRDGKPAEALTLVSEPTGWLDSEDKQRQQFFQEQMRSQQQIAQQLVKKLPKQGEVNAVTRQFPEAATALALLHSNGQLNWLDPFHYTIEKKTKNQPATQLHAAKQMHQYLTSKQCRWQFLLNAFGFDKEAANWRCGHCDNCR, via the coding sequence ATGAATCAGCCGACAATAAAATCTTGGCAAGAAGTTCTTGCAGCTTTTCAAAAAATTTGGGGTTATGAAGACTTTCGTCCGCCACAAGGAGAAATTGTCAGCAGTTTGTTAGCACAAAAAGATGCGCTGATTATTATGCCCACAGGTGGAGGTAAGTCAATTTGTTTTCAACTTCCGGCACTACTACAAACAGGAATAACTTTGGTAGTTTCCCCCTTGGTGGCGTTGATGGAAAATCAAGTACAGGAACTACGAGAAAACCACCAAAAGGCAGCACTTTTGCATAGTGAATTACCTTCGTATCAACGCCGTGCAACTCTGCAAGCTTTGGAACGCCAACAGCTAAGATTACTGTATTTATCGCCAGAAACTTTGTTGAGTGCGCCAGTTTGGGAAAGATTATCTCAGCCGCAATTGCAAATTAATGGTTTGATTTTGGATGAAGCCCATTGTTTAGTGCAATGGGGTGATACTTTTCGCCCAGCTTATCGCAGATTAGGGGCGGTACGTCCTGCATTGCTAAAATCAAAACCACCAGGAACAAAAATTAGCATCGCGGCTTTTACCGCCACTGCTGACCCCCTAGCCCAAAAAATTATTCAAACAGTTTTACAATTACAGCAACCAGAGATTTTTCGGTTGAATCCTTACCGTCCAAATTTGCATCCTACTGTCCGCATTGCTTGGACGCCACGAGGTAGGAAACAACAATTATTAAAGTTTATTCAAAATAGACCGCAACAATCGGGGTTAGTTTATGTTCGCACTAGGCGAGATAGTGAAGATTTAGCCCAATGGTTAGCAGACATGGGTTATGCGACAGCGAGTTATCATGCGGGATTAGGTGCAACAGAACGCCGTGCAGTAGAAGCTAGCTGGTTAAGTGGCAAAATACCGTTTGTGGTTTGTACCTGCGCGTTTGGTATGGGGATTAATAAAAGCAATGTCAGGTGGGTTATTCACTTTCACGCGCCACATCTGCTTTCAGAATATGTGCAAGAAATAGGCCGTGCTGGAAGAGATGGGAAACCAGCCGAAGCCTTAACGCTGGTGAGTGAACCTACAGGGTGGTTAGATTCAGAAGATAAGCAAAGACAGCAGTTTTTTCAAGAACAAATGCGATCGCAACAACAAATAGCGCAGCAACTTGTGAAAAAATTACCAAAACAGGGAGAAGTCAACGCAGTAACCCGACAATTTCCCGAAGCTGCTACAGCCTTAGCTTTACTCCACAGCAACGGTCAGCTAAACTGGCTTGACCCTTTTCATTACACCATTGAGAAAAAAACGAAAAATCAGCCAGCGACGCAATTACACGCCGCCAAACAAATGCATCAATATCTCACAAGCAAGCAGTGTCGTTGGCAGTTTTTATTAAACGCCTTTGGTTTTGACAAAGAAGCAGCCAACTGGCGTTGCGGACATTGCGATAATTGTCGCTAG